The Ruminococcaceae bacterium R-25 genomic interval TGACTGCCAGAGTGACGAAGCAGAGTTCTGCGAGATATTCATCGTAGAGGGTGACTCCGCAGGCGGATCCGCAAAGCAGGGCAGAGAGCGTAAGTATCAGGCTATCCTCCCTCTCTGGGGTAAGATGCTCAACGTAGAGAAGGCAAGAATCGATAAGGTTTATTCCAATGAAAAGCTCCAGCCTGTCGTTATGGCATTAGGTGCAGGAATCGGTGATGAATTTGATGAGACAAAGCTCAGATACCACAAGGTAATCATCATGGCTGATGCCGATGTCGACGGTTCACACATCAGAACACTCCTTCTCACATTCTTCTTCAGATACTTAAAGCCTCTCGTAGAAGGCGGATATGTTTATATCGCTTGCCCGCCGCTCTATAAGGTCTATAAGGGTGATGAAGCATATTATGCTTATGACGATAAGGAGATCGAAGAGATCAAGATCGCTCATAAGTGGGACAATCCTCTTATCCAGCGATTCAAGGGTCTCGGCGAGATGAGCTCTGAGCAGCTCTGGGATACGACTATGAATCCTGTTACAAGAAAGCTCTTAAGAGTCACACTCAAGGATGCTCAGGAAGCCGATGAGACATTTAACCTTCTCATGGGCGACCAGGTTGAACCCCGTAAGGAATTCATCCAGGAGAACGCTAAGCTCGCTAACATTGATAACTGATAGCAGATATCTTATTTAAACTGATAGAACGGGTTCCGGATCAAACCGGGGCCCGTTTTCTTTTGAATGTTCCACGTGGAACATTCGGGGGAGACAGACCGTTCCGGTTGGATTGTTCCACGTGGAACAATTCCAAGTTATGAACAATTTCTCTAACGTGACAAAAATAAGATGTTCCACGTGGAACATTTAGAGTAAATTGTATTAAATATGACATATATTATTCTTATTTATAATGATAAAATTAGCATATGTGAATAGGAATACTTATTAAAAGGAGTTACATATGGCGACAGTAATTGCACTTGTAAACCAAAAAGGCGGTGTAGGAAAGACTACAACTGCTGTCAATCTTGCCGCTTTCCTTGGTAAGAAAAAGAAGAAGGTTCTCCTTATCGATATGGACCCCCAGGCTAATGCTACAAGCGGCCTTGGAATTGATAAGCGTGAACTCGAACTGACAGTTTACGATGTTCTTATCAATGAGACACCGATCTCTGAAGTTATCTATGAGACCAATGCAGATAACGTAGACATCTGCCCTACCAACATCAATCTGGCTGGCGCTGAGGTCGAACTCGTTACAGTCATTTCAAGAGAACAGATCCTCAAAAATGCTATCAAACCTGTAAGAGATCTGTATGATTTCATAATCCTGGACAGCCCGCCGTCATTGGGTTTGCTGACTATCAATGCACTCACGGCAGCAGACAGACTGGTCATCCCGATCCAGGGCGAGTACTATGCTCTCGAGGGCCTCTCACAGCTCATGGATACGATCAATATCGTTAAGAAGAAACTCAATCCGGATCTTGAGATCCTGGGAGTTGTACTTACCATGTTCAATATGAGAACACAGCTCTCCAGACAGGTTAAAGAAGAAACAGACAAGTACTTCGGCACAAAAGTCTTTAAGACAGTTATTCCCAGAAATGTCAGACTCGCAGAAGCTCCAAGCCACGGCCTTGCAATCTGCGACTATGATAAGAACTCCAAGGGTGCAAAGGCTTATGAGTCTTTGGTCAAAGAAGTAATCAAGCGAGTATAAGGAGAACGATATGGCTAATACAAAGAAAAAGATAACCGCTAAGGCAGCAGCAAAGAAGACACCTGCAAAGGCTGCAGCAAAGAAAGCTCCTGCAAAAAAGGCTGCACCCGCTAAAAAGACAGCTGCAAAGAAACCTGCAGCAAAGGCTGCTCCTAAAAAGATTGCAGCAAAGCCCGTAGCAAAGAAGGCTCCTATGAAGGCTGCAACTCCTGTCAAGAAGGCTACAGCAGCACGTTCTATTGCTAACGTTAAAGCTGTATCTGAGAGCAAGTCTGCAATGGGCAGAGGCCTTGGAGCCCTTCTCTCATCTGACGGTATTCCTGAGAATAAGAGAGATTCTGTTGTTGAACTTAAGATCAATGACATCTCCCCCAACAACGGCCAGCCCAGAAAGATCTTTGATGATGAATCATTAAACGAGCTCGCAAATTCCATCCAGGAGATCGGTGTCATCCAGCCTATCATCGTTCAGCGCAAGGGCGACAGCTACAGGATCGTAGCAGGTGAGCGCCGCTGGAGAGCAGCACGTATTGCAGGCCTTTCTGTTATCCCTGCGATTGTTAGGGATCTTACAGACAGAGAGACAATGGAACAGGCTCTTATCGAGAACATCCAGAGAGAAGACTTAAATCCTATTGAAGAGGCTGCAGCTATGCAGAATCTCCTTAAGGTTCACAAGCTCACACAGGACCAGCTCGCTAAGAGACTTGGTAAGCCGAGAGCAACTATCGCTAACACGATCCGTATTCTTAACCTTGATGAATCCCTCCAGGAATTCGTAAGCCGCGGAGATCTCTCAGAAGGTCATGCAAAGGCTATCCTCGGTCTCAAGGAGAAGGAGGATCAGCGCAAGGTAGCTGACGTCATCATGACAAGAGACCTCAATGTCCGTCAGGCTGAAGCTCTTGTTAAGAAGTACATTGAAGCACAGGATAACCCTGCAAAGAAGAAGGTCATCGAGCAGCCTGACATCAGGTTTACTCTGAGCATTAAGGATGTCGAGACGAGGCTTAAGAAGGAACTCGGTGCCAAGACCAAGATCAAGGTCCTTGATAACGCTACCGGCCGCGGCCGTATCGTGATCGACTATAAGAACAACGAAGACTTAGACAGACTTATTGAGATCCTCTGCGGTCAGTAAGACTGTCTGCCAAAGGCCTTGAAACGCATATAAACAGGGCATTTCAAGTAGATACTTGCAAACTGGTTCTGATGTATGTATAATTAAGTGCCTTTAAGTATGGAGCTGTATCGAAGCGGTCATAACGAGGCGGTCTTGAAAACCGTTTGCCTTCACGGGCACCAGGGTTCGAATCCCTGCGGCTCCGCCAAAAGTAAAAGAGCCTTCCCTTAAACCGGGAAGGCTTTTTCATTTGTTCTTTTGTAGTAGAACTAATGTTTGTTATTCGTATAACACAACCGATACGGTAAAAATACCGTCTTCGTGATTAAATGTTCCGGCTCCGCCGTACTTTTCCGTAATGTTCTTTACTGAGCTGATACCGATGCCGTCACCGGGATGCTTTGTAGAGTGGAATATGCCGCTCTCATTCTCGGACGGCTCTGTTTTATAGTTGTTCTTTATTATAAGAGAGAGGGAGTGGGATCCTCGTGCTGTCGAAGCATATGTGGCAGTGAGGTTAATGAATCTTTCTTCTGCTACTTCTTTGCATGCATCCGTGGCGTTTTCCAATATGTTTCCGAACAATACCGCCAGATCTTTCTTGTCGACAAATATATCTTTCGGAATATCGGCTTTTACGGAGAAGAGGATATTGTTCTTGTAAGCTGATTCTGAATAAAGCGCAAGGATTACGTTGACCGTCTCGTTTTCGCAGTAGACGAGCTGCTGGTCAAGAAGGTTCTGCTCTGTGTATGTGTTTATCAGGTCATCTAAGGCTGTGATATCGCCGCTGTCTCTTATCTGCTTTAAGAGAGCTGCGTAATGGCGCAGATCGTGCCTTGTGCGGCGCATGTTTTCGAGACGCTCGTTAAGACTGTCATACTGGAGACGCTGGATAGAGAGGACATGGTTTTCGTCGAGCAGGGCAGTGTTTGCTTCGTACATCTTCACCATCTGTATGATGGTCCTGTAAATAAGGATCGAACCTGCATCTATAGCCAGAAGATAGAGAGCGTTGGCGGGTTCCATATAGTTTTCGATTGAGGAGCGGTCACCATAGAACGAATAGTGCAGCCAGATAAGGTAAAAGACGGCAGGGATAAGCCAGAGATAGTTCCACATATAATTGCTTGCATTACTGTTCGTAAGAGACCCGCTCTGCGGATCTGAATCAGGTGAATCAATGTCCTTAAAGACGAAGATATACATAGCCGGGATGATGGCCGCGAGCATCAGGATCGTGAGCAGCTGATAAGTATAGTGATATTTATATATGATCAGATCAGGGAAGAAGATACCTTCAAGACATCTGGCGCAGACTACGACCAGAGTACCCAGATTGGTAAGAACAAGAACGGAGAATATCAGCTTGCCTATATTCGCCTTTACTGCAGTGAAAAAGAAAGCAATATGGATCGCAGAAATCAGTATACGGAAGATGGGGTTGTCTGAATTACCTGAAAGTAATACGAGCGGAACGATTACCATCTGTGCAGCTACAGCTATAAAGAGGAGCGTCAGGGTGACGCCTTTTTTGAACCTCCAGTGCCTTCTGTACGCATACAAAGCCAACACCATATACGGAAAAGAATTTAAGAATGCATGTAATACGGTTTCCCAAACCTGAAAATCAGCAGCACTGCCAGTCATGTTCACTTCACCTTTGTCTTTTAAGAACCCGAGCCGGACCGGTATCGGTTCCGGTGCGGCCGGATATGTCTTTTATATTAGCATACTGAAAAATGACACCTTTTTAACATTTCGTGCATAATATTATACAGTTGGTGCATATTTTCGATTTTATAATATCAAATGTGGTACAAGTTTGGTGATGAAAGGACGGTTCTAATGCTGATAGCTATTTGTGACGATAACAGCGCCGATGCCGAAAAGATCAGGTTTTCTTTAATGGATATTACTCAAGACCTTGAAATGAAATGTTTTAGTACAGGAACAGAGCTGATCGAAAGCGTGAAGAGCGGAAATAACTATTCCGTTCTGTTTCAGGATGTTTATCTTGAAAACGAAAGCGGCATAGAAGTAGCAAAGAGCGTTAAAGAATTGTCTCCTGACACGCAGGTCATATTTGTTACCTCAAGTCTTGACCATGCTATCGATGCATTTAAGGTACAGGCAACGGATTACCTGGTAAAGCCCTGTTCCGAAGCAGATATCGTAAAAGCATTTGCGCGTGTAAGCGTAAAGATGAACACGAAATATTCAGTACCCGTAGTTATTAATACGGGCAAAGAGATACATGTTTTCCACACCGAGAAGGTGATCAAGATAGAAAGCGACAGGCACTATACCGTTATTTGCTGTTCAAATAACAGAACAGAGCGCCTGCTCATCAATTTCTCATACGTTGCCGAACTGTTTGGCAACAAGTTTATCGAGATCAGAAGGGGGCTTCTCGTTAATCCCGGATTTATAGAGAAGATCAGCGGTGTGAACGTAATCTTAGCCGACGGCAGTTCTTATATCCTTCCTAAGGCAAAGAAGGATGCTGTTACGGCAAAGTATATCGAGTATATTACCGAGAAAAATTAATTCCTGGGAGGGAAGGACTTTGACTAAGTTCATAGAAGTTTTGAAGAAGGTTCCGTTATTAACGGCTTTCATTGGTTTTTTGTTTGCGGTTGGAGGTATAAAACTGCTGCATACTGACAATAACTTTGCAATGGGTGTGCACCGTTATTTGTTGGCTCTGGCAATGTGCGTATTTCTTATTCTCATTTCGGGAGAGAAGACATTTAAGAAATGCGAAAAAACGACAGCTTATGTACTTAAAATGTCCATAGGCGTCTTTATCTTTGCAGGCTTGTTATGCGGGCTTGGCGTTTTGAGCAACATATCTGCGGAGCTCCCCATAGCAAAGGACTGGCCTTTGCAGACGTTATTGCTGCTGTTCGCAATTATGGGCGTCGGAATGTTTGAGGAAATTGCTTTCAGGGCTGTAATAAGCGACGCGATAATCTATCAGTTCCGCAACAAGAAATGGGTATTTGCCGTAAGCGCGATCGTAGGTTCACTTATCTTCGGCTATGTTCATGTTATGAGTGATGATGCATCAACACCTTTAGCGCTTGCACAGGTCATTATGAAAACCGTAAGCACAGGCCTTTGGGGAATGTCCTTGCTCTTCCTTTACTGGAAAACACGCAATATCTTTGCATGCGGCATTGCGCACGGTATTTATGATTTTATCCTGATGGTAAAAGACGTACCGTTCGTAACTGAAAAGGATAATTCGCACAGTTATGTCCACGAAGGATTTTTAGGCGGCGTGTCGGTAGGAATATACGTGTTTGAGTCTATCGTCATGATCGTGATCCTTCTTATCTTCTGGAAGAAGGTCGTAAAGACGATCGATTTTGAAGATATGCGTAAGAACTGGTAAGGCAATATAAATAATTACTTCGAACAAATATGAGGAGGCATATATGAAGAAGTTTTTGGCATTATTGAAGAAGTATCCTTTATTGAACATGATACTTACGGTAGCAGTCTGTTATTTAGGTATTCAGTTTTTTGACAGAGCCTGCGACAACCTGGCTCAATGCGCATTATTGAGGGTTATTCTGGCTGTTGTCTGCGGAGCTTCCATTTTTGCGATCTCCGGATCAAAGTCATTCGAAAAGCTTGATAAGGACATCGGATATGTACAGCTCAAATACATCGGTTTTCTTATCTTTGGTGTAATTGTCGGACTGGTGGGATTTGTTCCTGCTCTTAAGGGCGGCGTAAAGCTGGTAGATAAATGGCCGCTCGAACTGTTTTTCGACATTCTTTTGGTAGTATCTGTCGGAATATACGAAGAGCTCTGCTTCCGTGTGATCATAAACGATGCTTTGCTCTATCAGTTCAGAAATAATAAGTACATCTTTGTCTGGATCGCGATCATCTCATCACTGATATTCGGTTTGGTCCACATTATCGGTGCATCGATAGAAACACCTATTGCATTAACACAGGCTATACTTAAGACTCTTACGAGCGCCCTGATGGGATTCGGCCTTTTGATCCTTTACTGGAAAACTCACAATTTCTGGGCTATTGCGATCTCTCATGCGATCTACGATTCGCTCCCGCTCATTGCCGGCCAGATCTTTGACACAGGAGCTTCGGTTGGCAGCTATATATCTGAGGAAACAATCGTTTCTGATGGTTTTACATTCAACAAGGGCTATTTCCTTATCGGCCTTTATGCCATCCAGCTGATCATCCACATCGTTCTGGTCCTTGGCCTGCTTAAGGTCTTAAAGAGCATTGATTTCAAGAAGATCCGCCAAGAGTGGTAATGCTTTAAAGCGCAATCAAAGAAGCTATTATGTGCCGGTACACTTTTAGAAGTACCGGCATATTGCTTTTAAATAAGTATTTTTTCATTATTTGTGATACAATCTTCTTCTATCTGCACAGCGGTTCTGTGCATAAAACTCTAGAGGAGGAATTTAAAAATGGAAAAAGAAGAAGTATTGAAGGTGTACCGTCACTCTCTTGCTCACATCATGGCTAAGGCCGTAATCGAGCTTTATGGTAAAGAGGTACAGTACGCAATCGGACCTGAGATCGACGACGGATGTTATTACGATTTCGTCCTTCCCAGAACAGTAACTGAGGAAGATTTCCCGGCAATCGAAGAGAAGATGCATGAGATCATCAAGCGCAGGGAAGACTGGACACGCAAAGAGATCTCTAAGGAAGAAGCATTGGAGCTTTTCAAGGACCAGAAGTTCAAGACAGAGCTCATTATCGATCTGCCCGCAGACGAAGTAATCTCGATCTATTACACAGGTGATGACTATGTCGACCTTTGCCGTGGTCCTCACGTAGACAATTCACAGGAATTATTCAGCGCAGCATTCAAGATCAAGAATGTATCAGGCGCTTACTGGAGAGGTGACGAGAAGAGAGACCAGCTCCAGAGAATATATCTTTTCGCATTCCCTTCAAAGGACGAGCTCAAGGCTCACCTTGCATGGCTTAAGGAAGCACAGGAGAGAGACCACAAGAAGATCGGTACAGCTCTTGACCTCTTTATGTTCCGTGAGACAGCTCCGGGTATGGCTTACTGGCTTCCCCGTGGTTGGATCCTCTATCAGGAGCTCATGAAGTACTCCAGAGAGATCCAGGGTGCACATGGATACACAGAGATCTCTGCACCTTTGATCAACAATAAGAAGCTCTGGCTCATTTCCGGACACTGGGCACACTATCAGAACAACATGTTCATCGTTCCCGGTATCACAAAGGGTGTTAACGCTACAGACGCTGTTAAGGGCGAGGAAGCTCCCGAGCAGTATTCCGTAGACGCTGAAGACACAATGGCAGCAAAGCCTATGAACTGCCCTAACGCAATGATGTCCTATAAGCGCACAATGCACTCTTATAAGGAACTTCCTATCCGTTACAGCGAGTATGACGTTCTCCACCGTAAGGAGAAGTCAGGCCAGATGAACGGTCTCTTCAGAGTACAGGAATTCCGTCAGGACGATGACCATACATTCGTTACACCTGAGCAGATCAAGGACGAGATCAAGGACGTAATCGCTATTGCAGACGAGATCTACAAGACATTCGGTATCACATACAGAGCAGAGTTCTCCACAAGACCTGACGACTTCATGGGTGATATCGAGTCCTGGAACGCTGCTGAGGCTTCTCTCAAGGCCATCCTCGACGAGAAGTATGGTGACGGTAACTACGAGATCAACGAAGGCGACGGCGCGTTCTACGGCCCGAAGATCGACCTTCAGATCAAGGACGCTCTCGGACGTGAGTGGCAGTGCGGTACAGTCCAGCTCGACTTCCAGCTCCCTCATAACTTCGAGCTCACATATGTCGACAAGGACGGCATTCAGAAGATGCCTATCGTTATCCACAGAGCCATCTTCGGTTCTTTCGAGCGTTTTATCGGCATCATCACAGAGCACTTCAAGGGCGCATTCCCGTTCTGGCTCAACCCTTATCAGGTAGCAGTTGTACCGATCAGACCTGAGCACAACGAATACGCTCAGAAGGTTGCAGAAGCCCTCACAAAGGTTGGTGTAAGAGTCGAGTCCGACTTAACAGACGTCAACATGAGAGACAAGATCAAGAGATTCAAGCAGATGAAGGATCCTTATATCCTCGTTGTAGGCGATAAGGAAGCTGCTGAGAATACAGTATCTGTCAACGTCAGAGGCTCTAACAAGCAGCTCCAGGGCGTTGCACTCGATAAGTTCGTTGAACTCTGTGCAAAGCTCAATGCAGAGAGAACATTGGAGCTCCCTCAGGAGATCTGAGTCATTAAAGATTGAACAAGCATTTATAGCGGCGTGAGACCTATCCGGTCTTGCGCCGTTTTTTATGAAAGAATAAAACCCCGTTTTTGGGACAAGTGTGATTGGTTGAGTCTGTAGAAACAGGGATAGTCCCATTAAAGCAACGATTTAGTGCTTGTTACCCCTTAAACTGTATATGAGGCATTACCTTAAGCGGTAATTCGTAACAATTTTATTGTTTAGGCGGTTGTTCTCCTTAAACCCATGACCCTGGTTATGGTGAAAGGAGGTGCAATATGACTGATTATGAAATGCTCATCGTGATATTAACGATAGGTATGTTAATAGTTTCAATTATTGCTCTTTGTATAACAACAAAGAAATAAGCCGCCCGTAGCCTTGGAAACTGGGGCGGCATTTCAAACCATTTTCTGAGGACAACCGCCTATGTGGTAGTGCCTCATTTATAAGTTCATTATATCGGCTCTAGTAAAAACCGTCAATTCGATTAAAAGGACTCTAAAAGCCCTGAAAACCCAGCAAAATCAAGGAAAAACTTTGATTATCAAATTATCAAATTACACTTCCATACGAGTTCCCGAGTGCAAATTTTAGGTAATTTTTGCAACGAATAATGACTTTATTTGAAAGTTGGTTCTTGATATCATTCATACTGCTACAAAAGGGGGCATATGAGACATGTATAAACAAGAAGGAACTAAAGTCGCCATCATCGGCGCAGGTGCAGTAGGATCAACTACAGCTTTCGCAATCGCTATGCAGCAGCTCTGCTCTGAGCTCGTACTTATTGACGTCAATAAGGAAAAGGCTCTTGGTGAAGCTCTTGATATCAGCCACGG includes:
- a CDS encoding CAAX prenyl protease-like protein, whose protein sequence is MKKFLALLKKYPLLNMILTVAVCYLGIQFFDRACDNLAQCALLRVILAVVCGASIFAISGSKSFEKLDKDIGYVQLKYIGFLIFGVIVGLVGFVPALKGGVKLVDKWPLELFFDILLVVSVGIYEELCFRVIINDALLYQFRNNKYIFVWIAIISSLIFGLVHIIGASIETPIALTQAILKTLTSALMGFGLLILYWKTHNFWAIAISHAIYDSLPLIAGQIFDTGASVGSYISEETIVSDGFTFNKGYFLIGLYAIQLIIHIVLVLGLLKVLKSIDFKKIRQEW
- a CDS encoding threonyl-tRNA synthetase, which encodes MEKEEVLKVYRHSLAHIMAKAVIELYGKEVQYAIGPEIDDGCYYDFVLPRTVTEEDFPAIEEKMHEIIKRREDWTRKEISKEEALELFKDQKFKTELIIDLPADEVISIYYTGDDYVDLCRGPHVDNSQELFSAAFKIKNVSGAYWRGDEKRDQLQRIYLFAFPSKDELKAHLAWLKEAQERDHKKIGTALDLFMFRETAPGMAYWLPRGWILYQELMKYSREIQGAHGYTEISAPLINNKKLWLISGHWAHYQNNMFIVPGITKGVNATDAVKGEEAPEQYSVDAEDTMAAKPMNCPNAMMSYKRTMHSYKELPIRYSEYDVLHRKEKSGQMNGLFRVQEFRQDDDHTFVTPEQIKDEIKDVIAIADEIYKTFGITYRAEFSTRPDDFMGDIESWNAAEASLKAILDEKYGDGNYEINEGDGAFYGPKIDLQIKDALGREWQCGTVQLDFQLPHNFELTYVDKDGIQKMPIVIHRAIFGSFERFIGIITEHFKGAFPFWLNPYQVAVVPIRPEHNEYAQKVAEALTKVGVRVESDLTDVNMRDKIKRFKQMKDPYILVVGDKEAAENTVSVNVRGSNKQLQGVALDKFVELCAKLNAERTLELPQEI
- a CDS encoding LytTR family two component transcriptional regulator, encoding MLIAICDDNSADAEKIRFSLMDITQDLEMKCFSTGTELIESVKSGNNYSVLFQDVYLENESGIEVAKSVKELSPDTQVIFVTSSLDHAIDAFKVQATDYLVKPCSEADIVKAFARVSVKMNTKYSVPVVINTGKEIHVFHTEKVIKIESDRHYTVICCSNNRTERLLINFSYVAELFGNKFIEIRRGLLVNPGFIEKISGVNVILADGSSYILPKAKKDAVTAKYIEYITEKN
- a CDS encoding GHKL domain-containing protein, which produces MTGSAADFQVWETVLHAFLNSFPYMVLALYAYRRHWRFKKGVTLTLLFIAVAAQMVIVPLVLLSGNSDNPIFRILISAIHIAFFFTAVKANIGKLIFSVLVLTNLGTLVVVCARCLEGIFFPDLIIYKYHYTYQLLTILMLAAIIPAMYIFVFKDIDSPDSDPQSGSLTNSNASNYMWNYLWLIPAVFYLIWLHYSFYGDRSSIENYMEPANALYLLAIDAGSILIYRTIIQMVKMYEANTALLDENHVLSIQRLQYDSLNERLENMRRTRHDLRHYAALLKQIRDSGDITALDDLINTYTEQNLLDQQLVYCENETVNVILALYSESAYKNNILFSVKADIPKDIFVDKKDLAVLFGNILENATDACKEVAEERFINLTATYASTARGSHSLSLIIKNNYKTEPSENESGIFHSTKHPGDGIGISSVKNITEKYGGAGTFNHEDGIFTVSVVLYE
- a CDS encoding ParB family chromosome partitioning protein encodes the protein MANTKKKITAKAAAKKTPAKAAAKKAPAKKAAPAKKTAAKKPAAKAAPKKIAAKPVAKKAPMKAATPVKKATAARSIANVKAVSESKSAMGRGLGALLSSDGIPENKRDSVVELKINDISPNNGQPRKIFDDESLNELANSIQEIGVIQPIIVQRKGDSYRIVAGERRWRAARIAGLSVIPAIVRDLTDRETMEQALIENIQREDLNPIEEAAAMQNLLKVHKLTQDQLAKRLGKPRATIANTIRILNLDESLQEFVSRGDLSEGHAKAILGLKEKEDQRKVADVIMTRDLNVRQAEALVKKYIEAQDNPAKKKVIEQPDIRFTLSIKDVETRLKKELGAKTKIKVLDNATGRGRIVIDYKNNEDLDRLIEILCGQ
- a CDS encoding chromosome segregation ATPase — translated: MATVIALVNQKGGVGKTTTAVNLAAFLGKKKKKVLLIDMDPQANATSGLGIDKRELELTVYDVLINETPISEVIYETNADNVDICPTNINLAGAEVELVTVISREQILKNAIKPVRDLYDFIILDSPPSLGLLTINALTAADRLVIPIQGEYYALEGLSQLMDTINIVKKKLNPDLEILGVVLTMFNMRTQLSRQVKEETDKYFGTKVFKTVIPRNVRLAEAPSHGLAICDYDKNSKGAKAYESLVKEVIKRV
- a CDS encoding CAAX prenyl protease-like protein, whose product is MTKFIEVLKKVPLLTAFIGFLFAVGGIKLLHTDNNFAMGVHRYLLALAMCVFLILISGEKTFKKCEKTTAYVLKMSIGVFIFAGLLCGLGVLSNISAELPIAKDWPLQTLLLLFAIMGVGMFEEIAFRAVISDAIIYQFRNKKWVFAVSAIVGSLIFGYVHVMSDDASTPLALAQVIMKTVSTGLWGMSLLFLYWKTRNIFACGIAHGIYDFILMVKDVPFVTEKDNSHSYVHEGFLGGVSVGIYVFESIVMIVILLIFWKKVVKTIDFEDMRKNW